CGGTTTCGTGGAGGGTCCGGATACGGACCAGATTCCGGCCGCGGAGCGGGACGGCTGTCACTTCACGGCGCAGGGCGTCAATGACGCGGCGGCGTTGTGGGTCGCGCGGTTGAAGCCGGTGGCGAGTGGCGCGGCGGGGGTGCCCGGGGTGGCGGCGTCCGGGGTGGCGGCCGGGAAATAGTCACTGGCGCGGTTGCAGCCTGGACGATCTTCAATCGATGGAGATCAGGTCGGCGCGGATCAATGGGGATGCGCGACCGGTGTTCCGATTTGAGGACGCGATGGAACGACGTCGATGCGGGCGCCGTGAGCCTCGCTCATCGAACTCCGCGCAGGACATGGTTTCTTTGGCGTTTGAGATGAGGGGCCCGCTTGAGGCTGGGTTGCACTCGCTGAAGGAATTCAGGCGTCCGCTTGATTCACGAGCGCTTGCAGTTTGAGCACGGTGGCCCAGTTTCGCGTGGTGGTGGCCTTGCCGACCTTGCCAAGCAAAGCCTCCGCTGCTTTGCTTTCGAGGATGCCGCTGGCGCAATGCAGGTACGCCGCACTTTCTCCGACGATGAATTGCTCTTGTGACACGGTCAACTGCGCAATGCTGGCGAGGCCCGGCAATGCCTCTGCGTTTTGAACGAAGGCAACCAGCAGGCGCGCGTGATCTTCAGCGGCTTCGGCCAGCTCGTTTTCTGCCACGATCGTCGACAGCTCCCTCGCCGTTTTGACGATGACAGGGACGTCCACATTCAGCTTGGAGGCGATGGCCTCGGCGATCTTTGCGGCATGCCCCGCGGGTGCACCTTTGGCGGCGCTGAACACCACATTGCCACTGTTCAGCAGCGTGGCGACGCCGGTATAGCCCAACTCGCCCATCAGGGTTCGCAGCTCAGCCATCGGAACGCGTTTGGCCTTGCCAACATTGATTCCACGGAGGAGGGCGACGAAGGTGGGCATGGCGATGTGGGTGGGGATGAAGAGACGGTGTCAGGGCGTGGCCTTTG
The Roseateles amylovorans genome window above contains:
- a CDS encoding DUF1697 domain-containing protein, which produces MPTFVALLRGINVGKAKRVPMAELRTLMGELGYTGVATLLNSGNVVFSAAKGAPAGHAAKIAEAIASKLNVDVPVIVKTARELSTIVAENELAEAAEDHARLLVAFVQNAEALPGLASIAQLTVSQEQFIVGESAAYLHCASGILESKAAEALLGKVGKATTTRNWATVLKLQALVNQADA